Genomic window (Streptomyces liliiviolaceus):
CGTCGCGACCTCCGGCGCCACCTTCTTCCGGTCCATCGGGGCCTCGTTCGGTGTGGCCGTCTTCGGCTCGGTCTTCACGAGCCGGCTGAGCGGGGAACTCGCCGACGCGCTCCGGGGGCAGACCCTCCCGGCGGGCCTGGGCGCCGACGCGCTCAAATCCGACCCGAAGATCATCGGCGAACTGCCGGCCGCACTGCGGCCCCCCGTCGTCGAGGCGTACGCCGTCTCCATCACGGACGTCTTCCTCTACGCGGCCCCGGTCGCGTTCGTCGGCTTCGTCCTCGCCTGGTTCCTGCGCGAGGACCGGCTGCGGGGCTCGGTGACGGCGCCCGACGCCACCCAGACGCTCGCCAGCAACCCGGTGGAGCGCTCCTCGTACGACGAGGTGTGCCGTGCGCTGTCCGTGCTGGGCACCCGGGAGGGGCGGCGGCGGATCTACGAGAAGATCACCGCCCGCGCCGGCTACGACCTGCTGCCCGCCGCGAGCTGGCTGCTGCTGCGCGTCAGGCACTACGGCTGGGCCGAGCCCGCCGCCCTCGCCGAACACAGCGGGGTGCCCCTGCAGATCGTCATCGCCGCCGCACGCCAGGTGGAGGAGCGGCGCCTGGGCGTACGGGAGGGACTGGACCTCGTCCTCACCGAACAGGGGCGTGCGGTGGCCGGGAGGCTGGCCGCGGCCCGGGAGGAGTCCCTCGCCGAACTCCTCGGCGACTGGTGGGGCCCGGACCGGCCCACCGACCTCACCCAGCTCGTCACGGAACTCAACTCCGAGCTGTGCGGTTCCGACGCCGAACGGCCCTACGCCGACTCGGCGCCGAAGCCGGCCGGGCGGGCATGGCTCGCCAAGTGAGCTGATCCGAGGCGCACTTGGGCGCCTCGTGACGTGGATCCGGCCACGGGCCGTTTGGTAGCCCAAGTCCGGGCAACCCGACGGAAGAAGCGGCCCGCTGGGCCCAGAACCCGGAAGGCAATCCATGTCCACAGGCGTGATCATCGTTCTGATCGTGATCGTGGTGGCCGTCGTCGCCGCCGTGATCGCTCGGCTCGTGATGGCCCGCGGGGCGGGCGGCGGGCAGAGCCTGAAGCGGCGCTTCGGGCCCGAGTACGACCGGGCACTCGCCCGGCACGACGGCGACTCGCAGGCCGCCGAGCGCGAGCTTGAGGAGCGCGTGCAGCGGCACGGTTCACTGCGGCAGCAGCCGCTGGACCCCGCGGCGCTCGACCGCTACACGGTCCGCTGGACCGCGATCCAGGAGCAGTTCGTCGACTCGCCGCGCGACGCCGTCGTCGAGGCGGACCGGCTGCTCGCCGAGGTGGCGGGCGCGCGCGGCTTCCCGGCGGGCGACCGTTACGAGGAGCAGCTCTCCGCGCTCTCCGTCCACCACGCGCACCACGTGAACGGCTACCGCCGTGTCCACCTGGCCGCGCACCCGAACGGGGCCGGCGCCGACCGGGCCGACACGGAGCAGCTGCGTGAGTCCCTGGTCGAGGCCCGTGCGCTCTTCGAAGCCCTGACCACGTCGGCGGCCCCTTCCGCGCGCGACGACAGGGCGCAGCTGCGGAAGGCCGACGGGGACGGCGGCGAGGAAGCTGCCGGGACCACGCGAACCGACAGCTCCCGCGGCCGCTCGCATGCGCCGTGGGCGCTCAACAGGCGCCATGTGAAGGGGAGTTGAGACGTATGCCGGACAACACCGCGGCAGGGCCCGCCAAGGACCGGCGGGACGAGCGCGAGGAGAGGGGCGAGGTGACCAGGACACCGGGAACGGGCGGCACGGCGGGGCCCGAGGTCTCGACGGGTGCCCCCGGGGCGGGAACCGGCACGCGTGACGGCGTGCCGGGCGGCCGGGACACGGCGCCCCTGGAGCGCGTCAGGGACGACGGCCAGGACACCGTGGTCGGCGGGCGCGTTCCGGCCGTCCCGCGCACGCCGGAGCAGGACCGTTCGCCGGGGCGCGAGGGCGCCAGGGGGAAGGGTGCCGCCGCTGCCGCCAGGACCGCCCCCGACCCCGCCCCTGCTCCTGCTCCTGACCCCGCCTCCGGTACCGGGAGGGCCACGGGCGGCCGGAGCGGCGCGTCCCGCGAGAGCCTCCTCGGCGCCGAGGCGAGGGTGAACGCCGGGACCAGGGCCGGTACGGACTCCGGCGGGCGGCTCATGCCGCACGACGAGGGCGACAAGTGGTCGCAGCAGTTGCAGCACGCGGTCGCCGGCTTCGTCGACGGGCCCCGCGGCTCGGTCGAGGAGGCGGACCGGGTGCTCCAGGAGGTCGCCGAACGGTTCACCGAGGCCGTGAACCAGCGGCGGCGCGCCCTGAGCACGTCCTGGCAGAGCCCCGCCGACGAAAAGGCCGACACGGAGCAGTTGCGGCTGGCCCTGAAGGACTACCGCGAGCTGACGGAACGGCTGTTGAGGATCTGAACCCGACCGCTGCCGTGCAACTGGCCTGTTTGATGGGCCAGTTGAGCTGAGTTGATTGAGCAGAGTGAGGCCCCGCCGGGCAGTGCGCCGGGCGGGGCCTCACTCATGGGCGCGTACGTGGGGCGCGTACGTGCGGGCGTGTACGTGTCCCCGACCGTCGAGCCGATCGGTCGTGGACGTGGACGTGGACGTGTGGCCGAGGCCGTCGGAGGTCAGGCCGCCCGGCGCTCGTGCCAGGCGCGGACGATCTCCTCCACGTCGTACGGCTTGAGGCCCAGGGGCGGGCCCGGTGGCGGCTTGAACATCATGTCGCGGATCTTCGCGTTGATCTCCGTGACGATCCGCCGCACCACCCGCTCCGACGGCGCCGCGGCGGCCTGTTCCAGCGCGTCCTCCGCCTCCTTGCGCAGCGCCAGCGTGGGAGGCAGCACGGACATGCCCTCGCGGGCCATCTTCTGCTTGATCCACCACAGTTCGTCGTACGACGTGTCGGGGCCGCTCGGCAACGGCTTGCCCGCACCGGCGAGTTCGGTGAACTCGCCGCGTGCCTCCGCCGCGCGGATCTGTCGGTCGACCCAGGACTCGAAGCCGACCCCGGGAGGTTTGCGCTCGGTCATGCGTCCATTGTGCCGGAAGCCGTGCCGGAAGCCGTGCCGGAAGCCGCGTGACAACCCCGTTCCGGAGGCCGTGCCGAGAACACCCTTTCGGAGGCCGTGCGGGGGCCCGCGAGCGGTATGCGAGTGTGCCGCACGGTATGGACTGCGCGGAGCGGTATGCGACTGTGCCGGACGTCGTACACGTCGGCGCTCTATCATTCGGCGGCGATACGTCGCCGGGCGTCGAACACGCTCCGGCGCGGGACAATCGGAACGTCGGAACGCGGAACGCGCGGGAACGAAGGAGCGCACGTGCTCGAACTCACCATGGCCTCGGTGTCCGGGACGGACGCCGGCGCGACGGCCGGAATGCAGATGGCCGACGCGCCGAGCGAGCCGGGTGCCGTGCTGCGGGTGGGGCGCGACCGGGGCGCGTGCCGCCTCGCGACGCCCGACGACTGGCTGTTCGTCTCGCGGGTCCACCTGGAGTTCCTGTGCGGGCCCGAGGGGACCTGGCAGGTGACCTGGCTGCGGGGCA
Coding sequences:
- a CDS encoding DnaJ family domain-containing protein, coding for MTERKPPGVGFESWVDRQIRAAEARGEFTELAGAGKPLPSGPDTSYDELWWIKQKMAREGMSVLPPTLALRKEAEDALEQAAAAPSERVVRRIVTEINAKIRDMMFKPPPGPPLGLKPYDVEEIVRAWHERRAA